From Lycium ferocissimum isolate CSIRO_LF1 chromosome 12, AGI_CSIRO_Lferr_CH_V1, whole genome shotgun sequence, one genomic window encodes:
- the LOC132039245 gene encoding UDP-glucuronate 4-epimerase 6-like — translation MVGFVQIWKCKKTCALLLIFFFIINYPPLSSSENNPHHNIHTTTHNLLSSAFYGGGAAWEKQVRHSSTPRRSNGLSVLVTGAAGFVGCHCSMALKKRGDGVLGIDNFNSYYDPSLKRGRQKLLAQYEIFIVEGDINDAELLAKLFDIVPFTHVLHLAAQAGVRYAMKNPLSYVQSNIAGFVNLLETVKLANPQPAIVWASSSSVYGLNTNVPFSENHRTDQPASLYAATKKAGEEIAHTYNHIYGLSLTALRFFTVYGPWGRPDMAYFFFTKDMVQGKPINVYVTQDNKEVARDFTYIDDIVKGCLGALDTAEKSTGSGGKKKGPAQLRVYNLGNTSPVSVNKLVTILESLLNVKAKKKFLKMPRNGDVPFTHANVTLAKRDFGYKPTTDLSSGLRKFVKWYVSYYGIQSKKLDSSNAHSQD, via the exons ATGGTAGGGTTTGTACAAATTTGGAAATGCAAGAAGACATGCG CTCTATTATTAATCTTTTTCTTCATTATAAATTACCCTCCTTTAAGCTCATCAGAAAATAATCCACATCATAATATTCACACCACCACACATAACCTACTCTCCTCTGCCTTCTATGGTGGTGGCGCTGCTTGGGAGAAACAAGTCCGTCACTCTTCCACTCCTCGACGTAGCAATGGTTTGTCAGTATTGGTTACAG GTGCTGCTGGCTTTGTTGGTTGCCATTGCTCTATGGCATTGAAGAAACGTGGGGACGGAGTCTTGGGAATAGATAACTTCAACTCCTATTATGACCCGTCCTTGAAACGTGGGCGCCAGAAATTACTAGCTCAGTACGAGATCTTCATCGTGGAAGGTGATATAAATGATGCCGAGCTATTGGCCAAATTGTTCGACATCGTTCCATTCACGCACGTGCTCCACCTGGCCGCGCAGGCGGGTGTACGGTATGCAATGAAGAACCCGCTATCTTATGTCCAATCAAACATTGCAGGATTTGTCAACTTGTTGGAGACAGTCAAGTTAGCTAACCCTCAACCCGCGATTGTCTGGGCATCGTCCAGCTCGGTTTACGGGTTGAACACAAATGTACCATTCTCCGAAAATCACCGTACTGACCAACCAGCTAGCCTGTATGCCGCCACAAAAAAAGCGGGTGAAGAAATTGCTCATACGTATAATCATATTTACGGTCTTTCTTTAACCGCTTTAAGGTTTTTTACTGTTTACGGTCCGTGGGGTAGACCAGACATGGCCTATTTTTTCTTTACTAAGGACATGGTACAAGGTAAACCAATAAATGTTTATGTCACACAAGACAACAAAGAGGTGGCGCGTGACTTCACGTACATCGATGACATCGTTAAAGGGTGTCTGGGGGCACTCGACACGGCGGAGAAGAGCACCGGTAGTGGCGGAAAGAAGAAGGGTCCTGCACAACTAAGGGTGTACAATTTAGGTAACACTTCACCAGTGTCGGTGAACAAATTGGTGACAATTTTGGAAAGTTTATTAAATGTGAAGGCTAAAAAGAAGTTTCTTAAAATGCCAAGAAATGGTGATGTCCCATTCACACATGCTAATGTTACATTGGCTAAAAGGGATTTTGGGTATAAGCCAACCACAGATTTGTCAAGTGGATTGAGGAAGTTTGTCAAGTGGTATGTGAGTTATTATGGGATTCAATCAAAAAAATTAGACTCATCTAATGCCCATTCTCAAGATTGA